Proteins encoded within one genomic window of Hevea brasiliensis isolate MT/VB/25A 57/8 chromosome 8, ASM3005281v1, whole genome shotgun sequence:
- the LOC110653580 gene encoding uncharacterized protein LOC110653580 isoform X1 translates to MPPRTGRARKVDLKRIDAAVDALRLMGFPEAVVRRTVRNLLKAYGGDEGWTFIEEGSYKLLVDSILEEQEKSERENNEPKLLENSDPILLIENGVSKDGIIQDATGAQVHSSHGYSKRVQSPSIESPSKKLALQVHSAQSHCSSSTVVLEAAPCSFKDETCHGKLGRELPSSQISAGVSSPQLFSPPPVESLLAQEGKPCYGWLSDDDEE, encoded by the exons ATGCCTCCAAGAACAGGAAGAGCTCGAAAG GTGGATCTGAAACGGATTGATGCTGCAGTTGACGCCCTTCGCTTAATGGGCTTCCCTGAAGCTGTGGTTCGCAGAACCGTAAGAAACCTTCTCAAG GCTTATGGAGGAGATGAAGGTTGGACTTTTATTGAAGAGGGTTCTTACAAGCTTCTCGTTGATTCCATTCTTGAGGAGCAAGAGAAATCTGAGAGGGAAAATAATGAACCAAAACTATTAGAAAACAGTGATCCCATACTGTTGATAGAGAATGGAGTGTCAAAG GATGGCATTATTCAAGATGCTACTGGAGCACAAGTTCACTCCTCTCATGGTTATTCGAAGCGAGTTCAATCACCAAGCATTGAATCCCCATCAAAGAAACTTGCCCTGCAAGTCCACTCCGCACAATCTCACTGCTCCTCATCAACGGTAGTACTGGAAGCTGCTCCATGCTCTTTTAAGGATGAAACCTGTCATGGCAAGCTTGGTAGAGAGTTGCCCTCCTCTCAGATCTCTGCAGGAGTCAGTTCTCCACAGTTGTTTTCTCCTCCACCTGTTGAATCTCTTCTAGCTCAGGAGGGTAAACCTTGTTACGGGTGGCTTAGTGATGATGATGAGGAATGA
- the LOC110653518 gene encoding putative receptor-like protein kinase At3g47110, whose product MKRRAVRIRERVLAIFKEANSELGEHSVLKPRKKNCRIIIYTSASMSAPWAFVFYALFLTYSNCFMGYASKSQNETDRLALQAIKDAISQDPNGVLDSWNTSLPYCQWRGVSCSSKHRQRVTVLDLSSQGLVGRVPAHIGNLSFLRVILLHNNSFHGEIPPEIGKLLRLETIWLSNNSFLGEVPKNLTSCINLREINFIDNNLTGKIPVELGIIPNLAVLCLGKNNFKGKIPPTFGNFSFLILLSLEEASLEGNIPEDIGRLTRLEYLTVASNNLTGTFPSSIYNLSRLTILSFPLNKLKGNLPVDIGFRLPNLQYLALGGNQFTGVIPSSLSNASQLKMISLTGNWFSGLVPVELGRLANLSWLRLGANMLGTRSGNDLSFVGYLTNCTKLKSLLVGGNLLKGSMTQAIVNLSTQISYLSLGLNQIHGTIPPGIGNLVNLILLDMQYLILRGSIPNGIGNLQKLSKLYIPGNQLEGQIPTTLGNLTALYDLQLSQNNLSGAIPPSLGNCQMLLWLDLSENDLDGFIPAPVFGLPSIVSVNLSRNYLTGTLPPNVGNLKQLETLDVSKNKLSGGIPSTLGSCLSLETICVNDNSFEETIPETLSSLRGLHKLDLSHNNLSGMILENFGRLPFLKILNLSFNDLEGEVPQTGLFRNASVISLTGNRKLCGGIPELKLPACTVPHSNKRGRFLSSKVLGPLIVIAVCLVLFVGFFILRHRRRKSIENSASAPLNNQFIKISYRELLQATDGFSNAKLLGSGSYGSVYKGFLHESQSLIAVKVFNLYHRGASKSFISECKALRNVRHRNLLKIMSACASVDYQGNDFRAVIYEFMAGGSLESWLHPQQVADDERDLNRSLNLEQRLSIAIDVASALEYLHCDCQPPTVHSDIKPSNVLLDDNMVAHVGDFGLAKVLSKVSCDVQNDKSSSVLIKGSVGYVAPEYGMGEGASVQGDVYSFGILVLEIFTARRPTDDMFQGDMNLHNFVRMSLPERLMDIVDPKLIYEKNTIGRSVLDCLASVLRVGLSCSMQTPKDRMEIKNVARELHKIAEAYERKGNDGAEQLQEKTITIS is encoded by the exons ATGAAAAGGAGAGCTGTAAGAATAAGAGAGAGGGTACTGGCAATATTTAAGGAAGCAAATTCAGAACTAGGTGAGCATTCAGTTCTTAAACCAAGAAAGAAAAATTGCAGAATTATTATATACACCAGTGCAAGTATGAGTGCACCTTGGGCCTTTGTGTTCTACGCACTTTTCCTGACCTATTCCAATTGTTTCATGGGATACGCCTCAAAGTCCCAGAATGAAACAGACAGACTAGCATTGCAAGCCATCAAAGATGCTATATCTCAGGATCCAAATGGAGTCCTGGATTCTTGGAACACTTCTCTTCCTTACTGTCAATGGCGAGGAGTATCATGCAGCAGCAAGCATCGTCAGAGGGTAACTGTCCTAGACCTGTCCTCGCAGGGCTTGGTGGGTCGTGTCCCTGCTCACATAGGGAACCTCAGCTTCCTCAGGGTTATCCTCCTGCACAACAACAGCTTCCATGGAGAAATCCCACCAGAGATTGGAAAGCTGCTTCGATTAGAAACAATCTGGCTAAGCAACAATTCCTTCCTTGGGGAAGTTCCAAAAAATTTAACCAGCTGTATAAACCTTAGAGAGATCAATTTTATTGACAACAATCTCACAGGGAAAATCCCTGTTGAGCTTGGTATTATACCAAATCTTGCTGTTCTATGCCTTGGCAAGAACAATTTCAAAGGTAAGATCCCACCTACCTTTGGGAATTTCTCATTTCTCATCCTTCTTTCCTTAGAAGAGGCAAGTTTGGAAGGAAACATTCCTGAGGACATTGGTCGATTAACGAGACTGGAATATCTAACAGTGGCAAGTAACAATTTGACTGGTACTTTTCCTTCTAGCATCTATAACCTCTCAAGACTCACGATTTTATCTTTTCCACTTAATAAACTGAAGGGAAACCTCCCAGTAGACATTGGCTTCAGGTTACCCAACCTCCAATATCTAGCTCTTGGAGGAAATCAATTCACAGGTGTCATCCCTAGTTCATTATCAAATGCTTCACAACTTAAAATGATCTCTTTAACGGGTAATTGGTTCAGTGGACTAGTACCTGTGGAACTAGGAAGGTTAGCAAATCTATCTTGGTTAAGACTTGGTGCTAACATGCTTGGAACTAGAAGTGGGAATGATTTGAGTTTTGTAGGTTACCTAACCAACTGCACCAAATTAAAGAGTCTCCTTGTAGGTGGAAATCTTCTCAAAGGCTCAATGACCCAAGCCATAGTCAATCTCTCCACTCAAATAAGCTATCTTTCACTAGGGCTAAACCAGATCCATGGAACTATTCCTCCTGGAATAGGGAACCTTGTCAACTTGATTCTCTTGGATATGCAGTACTTGATTCTACGTGGTAGTATTCCTAATGGGATTGGCAATCTTCAAAAGCTGTCAAAACTATATATCCCAGGAAACCAGTTGGAAGGACAAATTCCAACCACCCTTGGTAACCTTACAGCTTTATATGATCTCCAGTTAAGTCAAAACAACTTATCTGGAGCGATACCTCCTAGTCTAGGAAACTGTCAAATGTTACTGTGGTTAGATCTGTCTGAAAATGACCTTGATGGATTTATACCTGCACCAGTGTTTGGCCTTCCCTCCATTGTGTCCGTCAATCTATCACGCAACTACTTAACTGGTACGTTGCCACCAAATGTTGGCAACTTGAAACAACTTGAAACTTTAGATGTCTCTAAGAACAAACTGTCAGGTGGCATTCCAAGCACGCTTGGCTCTTGTTTAAGCTTGGAAACTATCTGCGTGAACGACAACTCTTTTGAGGAAACAATCCCTGAGACCTTAAGTAGTTTGAGGGGATTACATAAGCTAGATCTCTCGCATAATAACTTGTCTGGGATGATACTagagaattttggtaggcttCCATTTCTTAAGATTTTAAATCTCTCTTTCAATGATTTGGAGGGTGAAGTTCCACAAACTGGCCTTTTCAGAAATGCCAGTGTCATTTCTCTTACTGGAAACAGAAAGCTTTGTGGGGGAATTCCCGAGCTGAAGTTGCCTGCATGCACTGTGCCACACTCGAATAAAAGAGGACGTTTTCTGTCTTCCAAAGTGTTGGGTCCATTAATTGTTATTGCTGTTTGCTTAGTTCTGTTTGTTGGCTTCTTTATTCTGCGCCACAGAAGGCGCAAGtcaattgaaaattctgcttctgCTCCTCTCAACAATCAATTCATCAAAATTTCATACCGTGAGCTTCTTCAAGCAACTGATGGTTTCTCCAATGCCAAATTACTTGGTTCTGGAAGCTACGGTTCAGTATATAAAGGATTTCTTCACGAAAGTCAATCTCTCATTGCAGTGAAAGTCTTCAATCTTTACCACAGAGGAGCTTCAAAGAGcttcatttctgaatgcaaagcCTTAAGAAACGTCCGCCACCGAAATCTCCTGAAGATAATGAGTGCCTGTGCGAGTGTAGACTATCAAGGTAATGACTTCAGAGCTGTCATCTATGAGTTTATGGCAGGAGGAAGTTTGGAAAGTTGGTTACATCCACAGCAAGTTGCAGATGATGAACGTGACTTGAATAGAAGTCTTAATCTTGAACAGAGATTAAGCATTGCAATTGATGTTGCTTCAGCTCTTGAATATCTTCACTGTGATTGTCAACCACCAACAGTTCATAGTGATATCAAACCCAGCAATGTTCTTCTTGATGATAACATGGTTGCTCATGTGGGTGATTTTGGTCTCGCAAAAGTTCTTTCTAAGGTTTCTTGTGATGTGCAAAATGATAAATCTAGCTCAGTCCTCATAAAAGGATCTGTTGGATATGTTGCACCAG AGTATGGTATGGGTGAAGGAGCATCCGTTCAGGGAGATGTATACAGCTTTGGGATACTCGTTCTAGAGATATTTACAGCAAGGAGACCAACTGATGACATGTTTCAGGGGGATATGAACCTTCACAACTTCGTTAGAATGTCACTGCCGGAGCGATTGATGGATATAGTTGATCCAAAGCTGATTTATGAAAAAAATACAATAGGAAGGAGTGTGCTGGATTGCTTGGCCTCAGTGCTGAGAGTAGGACTATCATGTTCCATGCAGACGCCCAAAGATCGGATGGAAATAAAAAATGTTGCAAGGGAATTACATAAGATAGCGGAAGCCTATGAAAGAAAAGGTAATGATGGAGCAGAACAGTTGCAGGAAAAGACCATTACAATTTCATAG
- the LOC110653580 gene encoding uncharacterized protein LOC110653580 isoform X2, with product MPPRTGRARKVDLKRIDAAVDALRLMGFPEAVVRRTAYGGDEGWTFIEEGSYKLLVDSILEEQEKSERENNEPKLLENSDPILLIENGVSKDGIIQDATGAQVHSSHGYSKRVQSPSIESPSKKLALQVHSAQSHCSSSTVVLEAAPCSFKDETCHGKLGRELPSSQISAGVSSPQLFSPPPVESLLAQEGKPCYGWLSDDDEE from the exons ATGCCTCCAAGAACAGGAAGAGCTCGAAAG GTGGATCTGAAACGGATTGATGCTGCAGTTGACGCCCTTCGCTTAATGGGCTTCCCTGAAGCTGTGGTTCGCAGAACC GCTTATGGAGGAGATGAAGGTTGGACTTTTATTGAAGAGGGTTCTTACAAGCTTCTCGTTGATTCCATTCTTGAGGAGCAAGAGAAATCTGAGAGGGAAAATAATGAACCAAAACTATTAGAAAACAGTGATCCCATACTGTTGATAGAGAATGGAGTGTCAAAG GATGGCATTATTCAAGATGCTACTGGAGCACAAGTTCACTCCTCTCATGGTTATTCGAAGCGAGTTCAATCACCAAGCATTGAATCCCCATCAAAGAAACTTGCCCTGCAAGTCCACTCCGCACAATCTCACTGCTCCTCATCAACGGTAGTACTGGAAGCTGCTCCATGCTCTTTTAAGGATGAAACCTGTCATGGCAAGCTTGGTAGAGAGTTGCCCTCCTCTCAGATCTCTGCAGGAGTCAGTTCTCCACAGTTGTTTTCTCCTCCACCTGTTGAATCTCTTCTAGCTCAGGAGGGTAAACCTTGTTACGGGTGGCTTAGTGATGATGATGAGGAATGA